The following are encoded together in the Tamandua tetradactyla isolate mTamTet1 chromosome 14, mTamTet1.pri, whole genome shotgun sequence genome:
- the LOC143655627 gene encoding uncharacterized protein LOC143655627 isoform X1 translates to MTSSNHRGGKYGRGKTLDAVPPPKREWEHLVEGECRGARGFSRPHCPLLGREPQARAAHHRAPASRGQPQLLRPLALPGTAAARGRRKRAPRPARGEDAAGRAGKGAAAGAPESCRAPPEDAVRVVPGCALPLRLPSDGAQGSTVFLCSAR, encoded by the exons ATGACTTCTTCCAACCACCGGGGCGGGAAATACGGTAGAGGCAAAACCTTGGATGCGGTTCCCCCTCCCAAGCGCGAATGGGAACATCTCGTGGAGGGTGAGTGCCGGGGTGCCCGCGGCTTCTCCAGACCGCACTGCCCACTTCTGGGCCGCGAGCCCCAAGCCCGAGCCGCCCACCACCGTGCCCCAGCCTCGCGGGGTCAGCCGCAGCTCCTCCGCCCACTCGCTCTCCCAGGGACTGCGGCCGCACGTGGCAGACGGAAACGCGCCCCGCGCCCAG CGCGAGGCGAGGACGCGGCGGGACGTGCTGGCAAAGGAGCGGCCGCTGGGGCGCCGGAGAGTTGCCGAGCGCCGCCGGAAGATGCGGTGAGAGTCGTCCCGGGCTGCGCGCTGCCTCTCCGCCTTCCCTCCGACGGAGCCCAAGGTTCCACCGTCTTTCTTTGCTCCGCGAGGTAG